In Antedon mediterranea chromosome 10, ecAntMedi1.1, whole genome shotgun sequence, one genomic interval encodes:
- the LOC140059950 gene encoding uncharacterized protein has translation MMRSCIIFLCLAVCSLAQQEKCCVKQEMFAATSGSVTGYHTGDYNGVVGNNVFAVADFIQSKSMANTTLYVEGNTTYMMAINDYKQNTEWTIDFTAKKCEKAPLPEGSKLQRCIPDDATFLEQVTYPGNVLVNFWNMELNTPTQKGQVTLSVTAEDCLTAGVTFVGSTTSSGQEVDALYAAGYYNYKTLSDTSPYFKLPSFCDSSKAIHPKVKDAARRLMKIGFF, from the exons ATGATGCGATcgtgtattatatttttgtgtttGGCTGTCTGCAGTTTGGCTCAGCAGGAAAAATGCTGCGTTAAACAAGAAATGTTTGCCGCGACTTCTG GGTCAGTTACTGGCTACCATACCGGAGATTACAACGGAGTTGTTGGAAACAATGTTTTCGCTGTGGCTGATTTTATACAATCCAAATCCATGGCAAATACGACTCTCTATGTGGAGGgtaacacaacgtacatgatgGCTATCAATGACTACaaacag aacACAGAGTGGACAATTGATTTCACGGCTAAAAAATGCGAGAAGGCACCTTTACCAGAGGGTAGTAAATTGCAACGATGCATTCCAG ATGATGCAACATTCCTCGAGCAAGTGACCTACCCTGGTAATGTACTGGTTAACTTTTGGAACATGGAGCTAAACACACCAACGCAAAAAGGACAGGTTACTTTAAGCGTTACAGCCGAGGATTGTTTGACAGCCGGAGTCACATTCGTTGGCTCAACAACCTCTTCTGGACAAGAAG TTGATGCTCTGTACGCTGCTGGTTATTACAATTACAAAACGCTGAGTGATACATCGCCATATTTTAAGCTGCCGTCTTTCTGCGATTCAAGCAAG GCAATTCATCCAAAGGTAAAGGACGCCGCCAGACGTTTGATGAAAATTGGTTTCTTTTAA
- the LOC140059923 gene encoding serine/threonine-protein phosphatase 2A regulatory subunit B'' subunit gamma-like isoform X1, translating into MDWVTSLKDYNASKAQKTENEMKLDEEKCDKKFEELYLKFKGQPNEEKSTSYAKIPRFYYKLPSEDETLLQKLREESRAVFLQRRSRELLDNEELQNLWFLLDKHHTPPMVGEDQMINYEDFLKVSQEAGPKCKPFFTATVFAKLLQNDPYGRISIMQFFNYVMRKVWLHQTRIGLSLYDVSGQGYLKESDLENYILELIPTLPQLDCLEKSFYSFYVCTAVRKFFFFLDPLHTGKIKIQDILACSFLDDLLELRDEDLPKEAQETNWFSAPSALRVYGQYLNLDKDHNGMLSKEELARYGTGTLTPVFLERVFQECLTYDGEMDYKTYLDFVLAMENRKDPQSIQYFFRLLDVQGRGYLNIFALNYFFRAIQDQMRQHGQEPVSFEDVKDEIFDMVKPADPLKITLQDLIQSSQGETVGSILIDLNGFWTYENREVLMAENNQNHDHFEDEI; encoded by the exons ATGGACTGGGTAACATCATTGAAAGATTACAATGCTTCTAAAG CACAAAAAACCGAGAATGAAATGAAGTTGGATGAAGAAAAATGTGACAAAAAGTTTGAAGAATTGTATCTAAAGTTTAAAGGGCAACCGAACGAGGAGAAAAGTACAAGCTATGCCAAAATTCCAAGATTTTACTACAAG CTACCAAGTGAAGACGAAACATTGTTGCAGAAACTGAGAGAAGAATCTCG AGCTGTATTCCTTCAAAGACGGAGCAGAGAATTACTGGATAATGAGGAGTTGCAG AACCTGTGGTTTCTATTGGACAAACATCACACGCCCCCAATGGTTGGAGAGGATCAGATGATAAATTATGAAGATTTCTTGAAAGTTTCTCAGGAGGCAGGTCCAAAATGCAA ACCTTTCTTCACTGCTACTGTCTTTGCTAAGCTACTTCAAAATGATCCATATGGCAGGATATCCATAATGCAGTTCTTCAACTATGTGATGCGTAAGGTGTGGTTACACCAGACACGCATCGGACTCAGTCTTTACGATGTCTCTGGTCAAGGGTACCTTAAGGAATCT GATCTGGAGAACTATATCCTAGAGTTGATCCCCACACTTCCCCAACTGGACTGCTTagaaaaatcattttattcctTCTATGTCTGTACAGCTGTTAGGAAGTTTTTCTTTTTCCTGGATCCTCTCCATACAG gtaaaataaaaatacaagacaTCTTAGCCTGTAGCTTCTTGGATGACTTGTTAGAATTAAGAGACGAAGACTTACCAAAGGAAGCACAGGAGACCAACTGGTTCTCAGCTCCATCTGCTCTAAGAGTCTATG GCCAGTACTTAAACCTTGACAAAGACCACAATGGTATGCTGAGCAAAGAAGAGTTAGCCAGGTATGGTACAGGTACCCTGACACCTGTATTTCTGGAAAGAGTCTTTCAAGAATGTCTAACGTACGATGGAGAAATG GACTACAAGACATATTTAGACTTTGTACTAGCAATGGAGAATCGTAAAGACCCACAATCTATCCAGTACTTCTTTCGTCTTCTTGATGTACAGGGTAGAGGTTATCTCAACATATTTGCACTTAATTATTTCTTCAGG GCAATTCAAGACCAGATGAGACAACACGGTCAAGAACCTGTTTCATTTGAGGATGTAAAAGATGAAATATTTGATATGGTCAAGCCAGCTGACCCCCTTAAAATCACACTGCAAGACTTAATACAAAG CTCGCAAGGGGAAACGGTTGGGAGCATTTTGATTGATTTGAATGGCTTCTGGACTTATGAGAACCGTGAGGTACTGATGGCGGAGAATAATCAGAATCACGACCATTTTGAAGATGAGATATGA
- the LOC140059951 gene encoding eukaryotic translation initiation factor 3 subunit K-like has product MFLTSNMSSADDARATVSSLLKGIDRYNPENLSKLERYVEIQTKENSYDLEANLAVLKLYQLNPAHFQLDVAQQILLKALTNLPHTDFILCKCLIDESHQQEPQLKSILYLHLLLETCEFQKFWNELVELEDMVSTIVGFEDSIRKFICHVLKITYQTISKRLLAQLLGDLTDRELEQWMNRYGWKSKEDGKLFITNQEEIVKTKNITEKIDFESVASIMAHAP; this is encoded by the exons atgtttttaacatcaaataTGTCTTCAGCTGACGATGCCAGAGCAACCGTTTCTTCATTACTGAAAGGAATTGATAG GTATAATCCAGAAAATTTGTCAAAACTTGAAAGATATGTTGAAATCCAGACCAAAGAGAATTCATATGATCTGGAGGCTAATTTAGCAGTATTAAAATT ataccAACTGAACCCTGCTCATTTCCAGCTTGACGTGGCTCAACAGATCTTGCTGAAGGCACTAACTAACCTTCCACATACAGACTTCATCTTATGTAAATGTCTCATCGATGAATCACAT CAACAAGAACCACAActgaaaagtatactatacCTTCATTTGCTGCTAGAAACTTGTGAATTTCAAAAGTTCTGG aatGAACTTGTTGAGTTAGAAGATATGGTGTCAACTATTGTGGGCTTTGAGGATTCAATTCGAAAAT TCATTTGCCACGTACTGAAGATCACTTACCAGACAATAAGCAAGCGACTACTGGCGCAGTTGCTCGGAGATTTAACCGATCGAGAGCTGGAACAGTGGATGAATAGATACGGGTGGAAATCAAAGGAAGATGGCAAACTGTTTATCACCAACCAGGAAGAGATTGTAAAAACGAAAAATATTACAGAAAAAATTGACTTTGAAA gtgttGCAAGTATTATGGCACACGCCCCTTGA
- the LOC140059961 gene encoding development-specific protein LVN1.2-like, protein MKSRIALNVTTVVKEKTTTTIIVQKFTEKTQWVIDPLAKHCTKMAIPAQDKINRCVPDNATFDGQATFAGDKLVYLWAFPLHTATLNGMYTSTVTADDCIPVTSFFYGNQIQSSTRVPETDILESSGYYNFKGLDDVSKYFVLPSYCQNQNLSVRKTADNVKKLLERHSVLPW, encoded by the exons ATGAAATCGCGAATAGCGCTGAACGTCACCACGGTTGTAAAAGAGAAGACAACGACAACTATCATCGTACAAAAGTTTACAGag AAAACACAATGGGTCATAGATCCTTTAGCAAAACACTGTACCAAGATGGCCATTCCAGCACAAGATAAAATTAATCGATGTGTTCCag ataatgCAACATTTGACGGACAGGCAACGTTCGCAGGCGATAAACTTGTCTACCTATGGGCGTTCCCGCTACACACGGCTACGTTAAACGGTATGTACACCAGCACGGTTACGGCGGACGATTGTATTCCCGTCACTTCATTTTTCTACGGCAACCAAATACAAAGTAGTACCAGAGTACCAGAAA CTGACATATTAGAAAGTTCTGGATATTACAATTTCAAAGGTTTGGATGACGTGTCCAAGTACTTTGTTTTGCCTTCTTACTGTCAAAACCAAAATCTGTCT GTAAGGAAGACTGCAGATAATGTCAAGAAACTGTTAGAAAGACATTCTGTATTACCATGGTAA
- the LOC140059949 gene encoding uncharacterized protein, producing MTRFFTCFVVLCLVVCSAAQDKCCLKENMFAITSGSLLGLHADMEFSASSQEIFSVVDYTTSRFMYNSTAYTSDNNVSYTMVIDDFEQKVEWNIDFNTKKCQKVPFPEGKQMPVRCVPDNANFVKQVTYSGGTLVNMWYYPIKSPIQDGQVVITLTDKGCLPAGTSYVGKITNSGQEVDIMDTMGYYDFTPLTDVSKYFKLPSFCGSYETKPIDGARRFLKHRYFI from the exons ATGACGCGCTTTTTTACGTGTTTTGTGGTCTTGTGTCTGGTGGTATGCAGCGCCGCTCAGGACAAATGTTGTTTGAAAGAAAACATGTTTGCCATAACTTCTG GGTCGCTTCTTGGTTTGCATGCTGACATGGAATTCAGCGCATCATCGCAGGAGATATTCTCTGTGGTGGATTACACTACATCGCGATTTATGTACAACTCAACGGCATACACGTCAGACAATAACGTGTCGTACACCATGGTGATAGATGACTTTGAACAG AAAGTTGAGTggaatattgattttaatacaaaaaaatgtcaaaaggTACCGTTCCCCGAAGGTAAACAAATGCCAGTCAGGTGTGTACCAG ATAATGCTAACTTCGTAAAACAAGTCACTTATTCAGGAGGTACATTGGTTAACATGTGGTACTACCCCATAAAATCACCAATCCAAGATGGACAAGTTGTGATTACACTCACCGATAAGGGCTGCTTACCAGCCGGTACCTCATATGTTGGCAAGATCACTAATTCTGGACAAGAAG TCGATATAATGGATACAATGGGTTACTATGATTTTACGCCACTGACAGATGTTTCGAAATATTTTAAACTTCCGTCGTTCTGTGGTTCTTATGAG ACAAAACCGATCGATGGTGCGAGACGATTTCTAAAACACagatatttcatttaa
- the LOC140059923 gene encoding serine/threonine-protein phosphatase 2A regulatory subunit B'' subunit gamma-like isoform X2: protein MLLKVNSSQKTENEMKLDEEKCDKKFEELYLKFKGQPNEEKSTSYAKIPRFYYKLPSEDETLLQKLREESRAVFLQRRSRELLDNEELQNLWFLLDKHHTPPMVGEDQMINYEDFLKVSQEAGPKCKPFFTATVFAKLLQNDPYGRISIMQFFNYVMRKVWLHQTRIGLSLYDVSGQGYLKESDLENYILELIPTLPQLDCLEKSFYSFYVCTAVRKFFFFLDPLHTGKIKIQDILACSFLDDLLELRDEDLPKEAQETNWFSAPSALRVYGQYLNLDKDHNGMLSKEELARYGTGTLTPVFLERVFQECLTYDGEMDYKTYLDFVLAMENRKDPQSIQYFFRLLDVQGRGYLNIFALNYFFRAIQDQMRQHGQEPVSFEDVKDEIFDMVKPADPLKITLQDLIQSSQGETVGSILIDLNGFWTYENREVLMAENNQNHDHFEDEI from the exons ATGCTTCTAAAGGTAAACTCCT CACAAAAAACCGAGAATGAAATGAAGTTGGATGAAGAAAAATGTGACAAAAAGTTTGAAGAATTGTATCTAAAGTTTAAAGGGCAACCGAACGAGGAGAAAAGTACAAGCTATGCCAAAATTCCAAGATTTTACTACAAG CTACCAAGTGAAGACGAAACATTGTTGCAGAAACTGAGAGAAGAATCTCG AGCTGTATTCCTTCAAAGACGGAGCAGAGAATTACTGGATAATGAGGAGTTGCAG AACCTGTGGTTTCTATTGGACAAACATCACACGCCCCCAATGGTTGGAGAGGATCAGATGATAAATTATGAAGATTTCTTGAAAGTTTCTCAGGAGGCAGGTCCAAAATGCAA ACCTTTCTTCACTGCTACTGTCTTTGCTAAGCTACTTCAAAATGATCCATATGGCAGGATATCCATAATGCAGTTCTTCAACTATGTGATGCGTAAGGTGTGGTTACACCAGACACGCATCGGACTCAGTCTTTACGATGTCTCTGGTCAAGGGTACCTTAAGGAATCT GATCTGGAGAACTATATCCTAGAGTTGATCCCCACACTTCCCCAACTGGACTGCTTagaaaaatcattttattcctTCTATGTCTGTACAGCTGTTAGGAAGTTTTTCTTTTTCCTGGATCCTCTCCATACAG gtaaaataaaaatacaagacaTCTTAGCCTGTAGCTTCTTGGATGACTTGTTAGAATTAAGAGACGAAGACTTACCAAAGGAAGCACAGGAGACCAACTGGTTCTCAGCTCCATCTGCTCTAAGAGTCTATG GCCAGTACTTAAACCTTGACAAAGACCACAATGGTATGCTGAGCAAAGAAGAGTTAGCCAGGTATGGTACAGGTACCCTGACACCTGTATTTCTGGAAAGAGTCTTTCAAGAATGTCTAACGTACGATGGAGAAATG GACTACAAGACATATTTAGACTTTGTACTAGCAATGGAGAATCGTAAAGACCCACAATCTATCCAGTACTTCTTTCGTCTTCTTGATGTACAGGGTAGAGGTTATCTCAACATATTTGCACTTAATTATTTCTTCAGG GCAATTCAAGACCAGATGAGACAACACGGTCAAGAACCTGTTTCATTTGAGGATGTAAAAGATGAAATATTTGATATGGTCAAGCCAGCTGACCCCCTTAAAATCACACTGCAAGACTTAATACAAAG CTCGCAAGGGGAAACGGTTGGGAGCATTTTGATTGATTTGAATGGCTTCTGGACTTATGAGAACCGTGAGGTACTGATGGCGGAGAATAATCAGAATCACGACCATTTTGAAGATGAGATATGA
- the LOC140059955 gene encoding glutathione peroxidase 2-like: MLHLSILKRGFSTSGSKSKNFFEFSAKLLNGEEVNFSRFKGKVVMVQNTASLUGTTTRDFTQMNELAKKFKDKLIVLGFPCNQFGHQENCTEKELPNILKYVRPGNGYEARFPIFSKVAVNGKDAHPMFNYLKDCLPFPVDNQTHLMGDSKLIMWSPVKRNDISWNFEKFLIDQDGIPFKRYSSKFKTIDISDDIIELLKNN; the protein is encoded by the exons atgttACATCTATCGATATTGAAGCGTGGGTTTTCTACGAGTGGCAGTAAATCAAAAAACTTTTTTGAATTTTCTGCCAAATTATTAAACGGAGAAGAAGTTAATTTTTCAAG ATTCAAGGGCAAAGTTGTGATGGTGCAGAATACAGCGTCCCTCTGAGGTACAACCACCAGGGACTTCACCCAGATGAATGAGCTTGCTAAGAAATTCAAAGACAAACTCATTGTACTGGGGTTTCCCTGCAACCAGTTTGGCCATCAG GAGAATTGTACAGAAAAAGAACTGCCCAACATTCTCAAATATGTCCGTCCAGGAAATGGCTATGAAGCGCG ATTCCCAATATTTTCCAAGGTTGCTGTGAACGGCAAGGATGCTCATCCCATGTTTAACTACCTTAAGGACTGCCTTCCATTCCCAGTTGACAATCAAACGCATTTGATGGGCGATTCTAAACTGATTATGTGGAGTCCAGTAAAAAGAAACGACATCTCTTGGAATTTCGAAAAGTTTCTGATAGATCAAGATGGAATACCTTTTAAAAGATACAGttctaaatttaaaactattGACATATCCGATGATATTATAgagcttttaaaaaataattaa